The Meriones unguiculatus strain TT.TT164.6M chromosome 6, Bangor_MerUng_6.1, whole genome shotgun sequence genomic interval cagagaaaaaaacactgtctcaaacaaacaaacaaacaaacaaaaaacaaaaagaaaacaagaatattTCCCCTGGTAAACCGGTTGTGGTCCAGTGGAATGGCACACGTTCGAGAGCACACCCATGGGCAGCACAAGCTGGACCCAATGGGTGAAAGACAAATCAACCCGCAAAGCCGGGAGGGTAAGGCAGAGCTGGATCTGGGAGGAGCGGGGGAGGGAGGAGTATGATGAAAACAGGTGATACAGAGTCTCAAAGATCTGAGTACAAAGTGCCAGGGGAGCAAGGACGAGGAGTGTCCCAAGTGAAGGTTCTAACTTGGGTTCGATGCCCACTGAGGCGCTCTCCTCCCCGGAGCCGCTCGTTCTAATGCCCAGGCCTCTGCTGTGCTATGTTGGCAGGTACCAGGGGTTATGGAATAAATATTGACTTGGCAAAGGtcttgctgttttgttgttgttgtttttccccctCTTAGAAACAGTGGCCTACGATTATTGCCGCGGatgtgacttttatttttaattccggCGTAAGAACTGTTGTTCCAGTGAAGAAAGAAATCCTCACATCGGAGAGAGCCGGCAACGGTGCAGCGGGCTTCGGTGGTTAGGAGCTTACACGCTGAGATGTCCAACTCCCAATCTTCCCCCTTAGCAGCAAAGAGTTCTTGCAGTTGTCTCGGGTTTTGTTTAGATGAAGTTGAgttagagaggtggctcagggttAGAGgcgctggctgcttttctaggggcccgagttcagttcctagcacacaTGCTGGAGGCTTACACGCCCTGCAAGCTCGGTGTCCAGGGGAGCCAGCGCTCTCTTCCGGCCTTTGgggtacccacacacatacacataaattaaaattgtgtgtgtgtgtgtgtattaattaGCTCAGGTAATCCTCAAGAAAGCGTAATGCATATTATCAGTGTCAAAGTTCAGACCTGCAGTCCAGCTGACTGCAAGCCGGGCAGCCGTGTCTGCTGGCTTGTGTCCCAGCAAATTCAGCATTTACGGGTCTCTATGGCTAACATAATTGCgtgccacatgcacacatgaaatgCGCACCTTAAGAAGATTGAGTTCCTTTGTCAGCAGCGTTATTTCATTCCCCAAGTGGCGTCCACAGCTGAGAGGAGGGTGTGTCCGCGTCCTTCCAAGGGCAGCAGGGCTCTCTGAGATTCTTCGCTGCACAGGCAGAAGACAGCCCTCAGAGCCTGTGGCTGGCCTCTGGAGAGCAGGAGGGCATGCCTCTGCTGCATCCGGAAAACTGCATCTACAGCGCAGCTTCTGCTGTTGCCTGGGCAACATGAAAACATGACCGTTTCCCACTCTCCGTTCCAGGGCCGGGTCGTGGAAAACATCTCTAAGAGGTGCGGCGGCTTCCTGAGAAAGCTCAGCTTGCGCGGCTGCCTCGGTGTCGGGGACTCCTCCTTGAAGTGAGTGACAGCCGCAGGGGCTGcttggtcacagcagctgatggCTGCAAGCTCATTCTAGGCTGTGCTCTGGCCCTTGCTGTGGTTTTTCGCCTAACGAGAGCCACGCCTTTGGAGGAACACCCCAGTGTCCTGAGCGGGACAGCCTGGACAAGCGGCTTCACCTGCCCAGCGTGAACTCTCTCCTGGTGTCAGTGGGGCAGTTAGGGGCATGCGTGGAATGTCGGGGTGAGCATCAGATCAGCGCTGGGAATTGTGTTTGCGTTTGCTCGCTCTCCTCTGCCCCGCTCTCCACTCTCCCATCCTCCTAGCTCCTTAGAAAAGACTACTTACACACAAAACAATTCTTTCGGAAATGCCTTTATGGTAAGGTAGACTTTTGCTTGCTCATGGTGGGACGGGACTAAAGCATTACTTTGATTACAGCGATCGATAGTGTGTAACTCTGCACACCCCTCCCTGCCAGGGAGCCGTGGTTTGTTGGAGGGtgaaagggtttctttggcttcAGGTCACggtccatcatcaagggaagccagCGTGAGAGCTTAAAGCTTACTGGCTGGCCTAGCTTCTGTTCTTACATGGCCAAGGCCACCAGCTCAGGGATTGTGTCGCCCACGGTGGGCTGGGCAGTTAAGAGAACGCCTCACAGATCTGGCCACAAGTGATTGAAGCCATCCTCCAGCTGAGGTCCCCTCCTCCTGGTGACTCTAGGTTTATCTGCAGCTGACAGATGCTACCTGCGACCTCAGGCCTTTGTTACCTgccgagccatccctccagcccacaaaggatatatatatatatatatatatatatatatatatatatatatatttaaacagggtctctctattatttagctctggctgccctggaacctactatgtagaccagaatggccttgaacttacagagatccacaccACAGTAAGCCTCCGTGAGGGTTTTTAAAGCAAACATACAGCGGAGAGTAGAGCCGGCTTTATTGGGTGGGGAAAAGGGGGCAGATATAGGTCACGCAGCGTGACTATGGTCAGCACCCGTGACCTGCCAGAACAGAAAGGCCGTAATGAGACTGTCGCAGGTACTGGTAGGTCTACTGATACACCAAAGGCTAGTTCAGGCCAGATTTTCTGCCGAAAAGCTTTGTACGTCAGTGAAACGGACTGAGTCTAGTGTGTCGGAAAGCAGCCCTGATATAGCTTATAACGCCAGACAGAAATTTAACAGTTGTCCCATTGAAGATGCCAAAATAGATGTACAAGTGTGCCTTTCTGCTGGGGACTATCAAAAGCcgtttatttgcttgcttgcttgcttgttttggggTCCCATGATATACttgtggctggcctggagcttgcctcTGCGtccggagtgctggggttaagggtGTGCCCCGTCGCTGCCAGATGCAATACTTCTCACTGTGGAACGAAACCCCGATTTAGCAGAAAGCACTGTGGAGAGGCCGGGAACGTGACCTGttttgttgtgagtttgaggccgaaACTCTTGATTACTTATGCATCTGTGCATCAGAGGGAGAGTGCTCCTCTGTGCGTGGCTCCTGCCACTCAGCGCAGCTGTCCTGGGGCTCATTCACCTTGCTGTAGACAGCGGCAGCTCGTTCCTTTCTCCGCATGAGCAGTACTCCATCCTGTGACGTGCAGATGTTGTGCAGATGCGGAGCTCCCGACCTCTAACCCTGTCTTGGGAGGCGGGGAGATGGCTGGGGTGGAGAGAACCTGCTGCTCTTGCGGAAGTCCCAGCGCCAGTGTCAGGTCGCCCAGAACCCatgtaactccaggggatccagggCCCCCTTGTGGCCTGCAGGGGCACTGCACTCAtgacacacacccagacacacacacctaaaagTAACCTCCTGCAATTGCATTTAATACACAGCCTCACTGAACTGCACGGGCCCTTTTTTTCCTGTAGGTTGTTTTTATGAATTTTCGAGAGTTTTTAATGCAGAGTATCCCACTGACTTCTTCCTTATGGAACGTCAGAACGTGCTGCATTCCTGGGGCCACAGACACCCTGAGCCGGGCTCTCACGGGGGAAGTCTTTAAATGCGTTTGCTTTCATCTGTCTTCCAGGGTCATACCCTCTGCTAGGCTTGGGGCTGGGGCGTAGCTGTGACAGAGCGAATGCTCCTGTGGCACATGAGAAGCACAAGATCCTCAGGCCCACAAAACAGCCATTCGgaccattaattaattaaagactTAATCATTTATGTATGTAAGCGTTTGTCcacatatacgtgtgtgtgccCGCAGAGGCCGTGAGAGGCCCCTGGAGTCCCCACAACTGGCGTTAGAGATGGTTGTGTATGCAGCCTGTGGCTCCCGTCttcagggcctctgcaagagctctTCACCactgtcatctctccagcccccattagTGAGCATGAAAGATCTTTATGTCGGACGAGAGGCATTCCTTTAGGCGGCCTCTGCACTCCTGCAGCGAGAGCCCCCTCACCGCCCAACCCCAGGAACAAGGACCTACCTTGAGGTTTTTCAGGGGGGAGCAGCCGCTGAACCCCACCGAGGGGTGGGGTGACCTTCCGATGTCATGCTCCTAGGTGGTTGTCTTCCCAGCCATAGGCAGCTGCTCACAGGCGTGCCAGGGTCACACATGGCAGCTGCCAGCATTCTAGTCCTCTTGCACCCTTTGAGCATCATGGACTTCGTGGGTTTCGGCTCCATCTTCCCAGCCTAGCCCACAGGGACCCACCTCAGGGCCCCACACGTTGGCAGGACACAGTGAGCTGCTGGCAGGCGCCCTGTGGCCAGGTTGTAGAGTGGTGGGTGCTTCCTGGAACGGCCAGTACTCGGCCATGAGACCCGCTGAAGTCAAATCTCGGGAAGATGCTCAGGTTGCCTGAGCGTGTGTGTCCTGGCAGAAAGAGGCAGGAGGTGCAGTTTTCTGGCCTTGCTATCACCCACGGTCAAGGCAGCTGTTCTCCACGACTCAGGGTCCTTGCCAGTGAGTGCTGGGTCGTGACTAACGCTGCAGTGGCCAGAGTGCCGCAGGGTGCAGTGCAAGAGTTTACCGCTTGCTTCACGCTGACTTTTCCAGTAGGGAAATGCCAGGCCTCTCACCTCAGATGATCAGTGGGCGGGAGGCTCAACTGACGTAGCCTGGGGCCTCCGCTCCTCAACCTGTGGTAACCCCTTAGAGCCACCCAGATGCCGAGCCAGCTTCTGCCCTGGAGTCTGTGTGGCCTTCGCTGATCTGATGAGGGTTTGGAAAGCGCTGTTTGAAGTGCGAGGCTGTGCTGCCCTCTAGTGGCCACACCGCAGCACGCGGCCACCAGAACACGCTGCGGGCCGCCGGGCTCTCAGAGCATTTCTGCTGCTTTGGGGgaaaaccttatttttttttttttctttctttcttattttaggACCTTTGCACAGAACTGCCGAAACATTGAACATTTAAACCTCAATGGCTGCACAAAAATCACTGACAGGTAGGACTAAGGATGGGTCTGGGGACAGAGTGACCACAGGgaaacggtgtgtgtgtgtgtgtgtgtgtgtgtgtgtgtgtgtgtgtaacaggcTGGACCTGTCTTCAGCGCGCCTGCTCTCTTGCAGCACGTGTTACAGCCTCAGCAGATTCTGCCCCAAGCTGAAACACCTGGATCTCACGTCCTGCGTGTCTATCACCAACAGCTCCTTGAAAGGCATCAGGTGAGGACTTGGCACTTGGGGGCCACAGAGAGCAGTGCGGGCGGAGGAGGCGGCTCAGCCTGTACCCGGAGTCCGCGTAAAGAGCCAGGAGTGCTGGCACCTGCCTGCCGCCGCCGCGctgggggctcactggccagccagccttgctCCAGCCGGGCTCAGGGCCCCTGTGCGACAGGGAGGGGCAGAATGCAGGACAAAGCACACATGAGTCATGAAAGCGGGCATGGAGCTAGGGGCTGCGGAGAGGGGTTAGGAGTACGCACTACTCCAGGGTAACCGAGTCCCCCTCACGCGTGCGGGCAGCTAACAgtcgcctgtaactccagagccGGCATGGCgacctcttctggccactgtgcGCAACTGCATTCagagacacaaccacacacacaacacacacactttaaagttaaaaagagaatttaaagctaattattttctattttcttttttttttaagatgtatttttatgtgcgctgatgttttgcctgtgtgtctgtctgtgtgaggaaTCCGGATcgtctggagttacagacgggtgtgagctgccatgtgggtgctgagaattgaaccccgtgcttttaaccactgagccatctctccagcttcctgttttctatttttaattctttttttttttcgtggTGGATAAGTACATAAAATTGTCGTTGATAGTGAAGGTGTGAAATCCGAGGTAGAACTCTGGCTTGGAATGGCCCTTCTACACCTCGGACGTTCACTGAGATGCAGTTTGAGGCTGGGTTAGTGCTGTCTGATTTGTGCGTTATCTAGCTGTATCCTGTCTGTTTGTGAGCTCATTTCAAACCATCAACTGATGGTTTAAAATTTAGTAACAAGAGGTGGCAAGCAATTTAGGCACACACCCGAAGTCAACCTCTGGCCACAAAgaacgcgcgcgcgcgcgcgcgcgcgcacacacacacacacacacacacacacacacacagagcacacacactTCCACAGGGAAGCCCAACCCCCCACACTAGGGGGGGTGTCTCGGTCTGAGGCACTCCGGGCGGCTCGCGAGGGGGGGGAAGGGGTGTCAGGCCCCGGGCCCCCTCCTCCCCGGTCGCCCCTGGCATACTGAGTCCGGCGCCGTCTGCAGGAGGCTGCACAGGTGCCGTTGTTCTTTGTTCTCTCAGCGAGGGTTGCCGGAGCCTGGAGTATCTGAACCTCTCCTGGTGTGACCAGATCACAAAGGAAGGCATCGAGGTGCTGGTGCGGGGCTGCCGGGGCCTGAAAGCCCTGCTCCTGAGAGGTTGCACCCAGGTACAGAGGGCGCGCCTGCCCAGCCTGCCTTCCTTGCGGCGGCGGACCCCGGGGTGCCTGACCCGGCCCCTCACCGGGATCCCAtccctctttcatttcctccacCCGCTCAGTTAGAGGACGAAGCTCTGAAGCACATCCAGAACCACTGCCACGAGCTCGTGAGCCTCAACCTGCAGTCCTGCTCGGTAAGTACGGCCCGAGCATCTGCGCGCAGCCCGCGGGCAGGCTGCACGTGCAGCGCGGCTGGCTGGCCTGTGGCCCTGGTCGCCTGGCCCCGACTCCTCACCCTCTATCCTCATTGGAGCCGTGAGTCTTTGTAAAGTGAGGGACTATGGAAGGCCGCACAAGGCCACTGGCACCTCCCCAAATCATGGAAATCAGCCTCGATTGTTAATTTCTGTACCTGAATTCACATTCAGGCAGAAACATTTATGCTTTTCATGTATATGATGATATATGGCATATATCACACGCACGCATATATATGAGAAACAAATGGACAAGGTCTCAgtgcatagcccaggctagcctgaaactctcGCGCCTCAGCATACggaaagctgggattacaggtgtgagctagtATGCTTGGCTggctcttaaaaaaaatcaggaatgcTGTGTCCAGTCACTCCCTAGCTGTCAGAGCTCAACAGCCTGGTAAGATCTCAGCGTAATTTCTTTTTAACATGTTAGAGCTGGCGGCCTCCCACGCCCTCTGAGAGCCACAGCACcgggctggggacatggctcagtcacGTAAATGTGGCCTTGCAAGCATGGGACCTGAGACCTACCCATAGAGCCATGTAGAAAAGCTGAGCGCTGGGGCAGCAGACAGCTCTACCCACTGTGTCCTGAGCCAGTAACAGAatgtgtctcaaaaaataaggtggccAGCCTGAAGAACGGCACCTGAGGCTGTCCACGCATGCACGCGCAAAGCAGAGCTGTAAACAGGGGGCATGCGCAAGAGGAAGCCAGCATGTTCTCTAGGCAGTAGCCTGGAGGGACTGCCAGCCTTCCTGACTGCCGCTGTGTGGACGTACAGCCGTGAGCTGCATGGCCCAAGAGGAACCTAGATTTTTGAGAAACGTAATAGAAAGACGTTGCATTCAGCTTTTGACTAATGAATCTTAGTGTGTCGAGTGTGTGGTGGTGGGAGGAAAGCAATGATCGTCATAGCTAGCTTCACAGACCTGCCTGGACTGCCCAAAGGACAGACCTGGAGCTACACGGCATAGCAGGGCCGATGGTGAGCCTAACAGGTACACGCTTATGCCTGCGCGAATCAGTCTCTAAATGCAAAGATTGGTCTGGATCTTCATAGCCACTTTAGATAGAACTCCAAGGAATTCGCAGTAACCGGTTTCCCTTTTCTCCGAACTGTCTGGCGTGATGCTATAAATATGCACGTAAACACAGCGTGATTTCTACAAGGACACGAAGCACTACCGTCCGCACCACCACACACCAGTGTGTCCCTTAACTGGGAGGCCTGAGCTCTTTATTCATGGATTTCGGGAGCTGATAAATTTTCTCCTGAAGTCTTCTGATGACTGTTAGGGTGGGCCCTTGACTTTCAATGTCCATTGTTAGTACTAGAATACTCTACCGCCGGGCAGGAGCTTCCCTCCACTCTGTCTAGTGGTGCTGGCACATACCCGCTTAGTGATAGCCCAGACAAGTTCTCGGAACACAGCCTTGGTTGGTCTGGAGCCTGCTACCTAGACCAGGCTGACTCCAGACTGGCAGAGacctacctgtctctgcttcctgggtgctggcatCAAAGTCGCATGCCTGGCTGGTTTTGGCGAGGTAGGGTTTCACTTACGAGGCCCAGGATGGGCTCGGACTCCCtactcctccagcctcagcctgctAAGTGCCAGGGCTACAGGCGagtgctgccatgcccagcctGCTTACATTTCCTTTGGTGTGAGGGGGAAGGGCTGGCAGTCAGGGAAGCCAGGCGGTGCGTGCCGGTGCTGGCGCCTGACTGCCACGCTCCTCTCCGCAGCGAATCACTGACGATGGCGTGGTGCAGATCTGCAGGGGCTGCCACCGGCTGCGGGCCCTGTGCCTCTCAGGTTGCAGCACCCTCACAGATGCGTCTCTCACAGCCCTGGGGCTCAACTGCCCCAGACTGCAGTGAGTATGACCCCCTTTTGCTGTGGCTGCCAGAGGGGAGGTTTGCCAGCCCTCAGGGAGGGGTGCTGGGGCCAGGGCTGTTGGTGGATGGCAGTAAGACAGCGCCTGACCCCATCAAGGGCCTAGTGTGGGTGTGCCAGGCAGCTGACTCTTTTGCTGTTTCTTGGTCTGTTTCGTGCGTTTGTCCAGAATCTGCCTCATGCTGTTGTGCTTTGGCTTTTGCCATCAGACTGGCTTGGTGGTGCACAGACTAAGAGTGGGCCTCTGATGAGCCTGTCAGTAGGTGGGGAAACTCAGGGAAAGCCGAGGCTGCTTGCTTATCATCTTCCTGAATATACAGGAAGAAAGCCCAGTTCCCAAGGTGGAGCGCTAGCCCTGCTCAAgtccattttcattgtttttaaagcAGCAGCGGTGGGAAGGCTCCTGGCTCACCGTCCACTTAGTGCTCTAGTCCTCTGAGCCTGGTGCTGTCTGTCGCGAGAGGCAGTGTTTGCATAACCCAGAAGGAGATGACTAGAGCTGCATCTGGTCATCTCCCTGTGCCACAGAGCAGGCTCAAGAATATGCACCACGCAGTGATTCTGTCGCTAACCAGGCGCGCTGGTTTTTTTCTCCCCTCATGCCCCTGTCACAGAATTTTGGAGGCTGCCCGATGCTCCCATCTGACTGATGCAGGCTTTACACTCTTAGCTCGGGTAAGGCATAGAGTTTGAGACAAAACCGTGCTGTAATTCATCTCCCTAATTCAAAGTGACCCGGGGTGGTTTTAGAgtacacaaacaaaccaaaacccagcTTCAGAAGAGATGAACACGAGGGAGGCTAGAACCCTGCAGGTAGGTTTGGCACTTTGTCAGCTGGCCAGGACTCCAGGGAGAGCCTGGCAGATGTGTTCAACTTTTCAACATAACACCGTCATCTATAAAGCTCATGCTTAAGAACTGTACAATTGAGCTACCAAAAAAAACATTGGGCCGCAGCCATACCTGTCCTTGGGCAGTGTTACCCACAGGCTGCATGCCTTCATAGGACTGTGGGATGAGTTCGAGCCTCACTGTCACTTGACAGCGAGACCAACCTTGAACAAAGCCTGTCTCCAGGGGCAGGCGTTCTTTCTGTATGAAACCAGACTGGCCCCTGCTCAGCTTCCCCTGCTGGAGCCATGCTCTACCCTGTCTTCCACACTGCCAGCGGCCTCCTGTCCTCACCTTCCACATAGGACCAAGCATCCATTTGCAGGCTGTCCTTGAGTCTGACCTGGGGTGTAGGAAGGTGTGACGACTTTCTAGGCTGAGATGATGATGCTCGGGCCCCGGCAGCCACACTCATTGTCCAAAGTGAGCTTGGCTTCGAATTGCTGGTTTGAGGTGGCTGCAGGCCACCCTTTGTGTGGCCTGCATAGCAGTGTCTTGTGGCCTCTTCCAGAATTGCCATGACCTAGAGAAGATGGATCTTGAAGAGTGTGTCCTGGTGAGTGGACTCCTTGTCACTGCTAGGGGCCTGGCATGGTAGTAAGCACAGGCTACCACTACCCCAGACTGGGGCCCCATTAGGCTACTTGTAATGGGCTTTGTAAGTGCCTGCTGTTCCAGGATCTCAGTCTACAGCAGAGGCGTGCAGGAAGCATCCATTCCTAAGCATGGGTTGCCTTTTATTTTACACAAAGCATGGGAGAAGAATGAACCTGCATGCTGGGTGACAGGGTGACTACAGAGGAGGTCCCAGGGAACCCCCTTGTCCACCGCCTTTCTATCCTGTCCCCGGGCTCCCGCAGGCACTAGAAGCGAAGCCAGACAACAGTGAGCCTCCCTAGGAGCTGACAGTGAGAGCCAAGTGTGTGGGGATGAGGCTTTAGTTTCCTTTTTGTTCCCTCCGAGCCCCACATCAGGAGAAGCAGGATTTAGGCATTAAGTCCTGGCGCAGACGCCACACTGAAAACTGGCGTGTTTTCCTCCAGATCACCGACAACACTCTCATCCAGCTCTCCATCCACTGTCCCAAGCTGCAAGCCCTGGTGAGTCTGAGTTACTGCTGATAGTATCGCCGGAAGAATGACGCTCCCGTATCCTGTAAGAGTGCCGGTCACTTCCTGTAAAGCCTCTATCACTCTGCATCTCCGAGATCTCCTTGCTGGGCTAGCTTGGCCTGTTACTGCATCCACTGTAGGAAGTTATAGCTTCCTATAACTTTACACTCTTCCTATAACTTTACACTCTTAGCTCACAGCCCCATCAGCTTTACATTCTTAGAACTCACAGCCCCATCACTTCACGTAACCTCATGTTCTTCTTGTCAGGGCGAGGAAAATCGACATGTAAAATACCACTACCTACCGCCAAAGACTGGGGCCATCCTCCCGATAGGTGTGCTTTTCTCACTCCCTCAGCCGTGGGGAGTCATGGGCCCTCTGCATGGTAGGGGCCCTGTGAGATCAGGATCCATTGCCTTTCTTGGGGATGCCTTACAATAACCAGGGTTCTCCCCAGGGGgtttcagagcacaaaaaacaaacagaaaaacctcaGTGCACTCCTTATTTTTATACTCGCTGCTTCTAGAAGCAGGACTTCCAAGTAAAACTAAACTAAGACAGTGAGTCATGCGGCGTGAGGTCCGCAACTATGATCTGAGCTCCTGGGAAACCGACACAGGAGACTTCAGGTGGCTGGCATGCAGTGACCATAGTTCaaagaacaagataaaaaaaaaaaaaaaaaaagcccaaggtaAAACCCACCAAAGATGACGAGCATATAGTCAGGCTCGAACTGCAGTGAAACTACAGCTCAGCGCTGCGGAGGAGAGACTGAAGAGAAAGGCCGCGGGCTGCAGTTTCCTGAGGGCTCCTCACTGGAGAAGACAGGCAACAGCATCCTCATAACCAGCTCTGGAACTTGAATCTTTGTGTAAGGGATAGGTGAGGAGCATAGAGCCCCTGGCCCCATGCTTACACCCCAGCAGCCCTCTACCAGCAAATCCAGGCATGGGTTTTATGTGACACACACTTGTAGTACAGCGGGTCCAAGCTTACACAGGACAGCTTGGTGTGACTGACATCATGACACAACAGGATGGCCCCTGGCCAGAGGGACTCCTGGCAGGCCCCAGCAGCCCTATAGGGCATAGAAAAGCCAGCATGAGTGCAAACGTCAGCCTCCCTTCTCTGCCAGAGGCCTTTCCTTAGCTGTCATCTTCCTTTGCAGGTCAGGTGgaacacacctttagtcctagcactcaggagacagaagcaggcagatctctgggtctggggccagcctggcctacatagagagaccctgtctttaaaatttgtttttctttcttaccttATCACTGATTTTCCACTAAGTACCTAAGCACAGATCCTCTAAGTGAGGGTAGGGATGCCAGCCAGGGACCTGAGGGCCATTGGACTGAGGGAGTCCCTGTATGTCTCAGGCTGGACTCTGAAGGAGCTGACAACAAGAGATGCTGAGAcaggacaacaacaaaaaacccaaaaacctgtTGTTTCTGATCAAAAGACTATTAAGAAGCCTTTCTGACAGCAATCGCAAACAGACCTGTGCTGCCTACCCTGCCAGTCCAGGGTGAATGGAGAGCTGGGAGGCTTTCATCTT includes:
- the Fbxl2 gene encoding F-box/LRR-repeat protein 2 isoform X2; the protein is MVFSNNDDGLINKKLPKELLLRIFSFLDIVTLCRCAQISKAWNVLALDGSNWQRIDLFNFQTDVEGRVVENISKRCGGFLRKLSLRGCLGVGDSSLKTFAQNCRNIEHLNLNGCTKITDSTCYSLSRFCPKLKHLDLTSCVSITNSSLKGISEGCRSLEYLNLSWCDQITKEGIEVLVRGCRGLKALLLRGCTQLEDEALKHIQNHCHELVSLNLQSCSRITDDGVVQICRGCHRLRALCLSGCSTLTDASLTALGLNCPRLQILEAARCSHLTDAGFTLLARNCHDLEKMDLEECVLITDNTLIQLSIHCPKLQALSLSHCELITDDGILHLSSSTCGHDRLRVLELDNCLLVTDAALEHLEHCRGLERLELYDCQQVTRAGIKRMRAQLPHVKVHAYFAPVTPPPTVAGSGHRLCRCCVIL
- the Fbxl2 gene encoding F-box/LRR-repeat protein 2 isoform X1 yields the protein MVFSNNDDGLINKKLPKELLLRIFSFLDIVTLCRCAQISKAWNVLALDGSNWQRIDLFNFQTDVEGRVVENISKRCGGFLRKLSLRGCLGVGDSSLKTFAQNCRNIEHLNLNGCTKITDSTCYSLSRFCPKLKHLDLTSCVSITNSSLKGISEGCRSLEYLNLSWCDQITKEGIEVLVRGCRGLKALLLRGCTQLEDEALKHIQNHCHELVSLNLQSCSRITDDGVVQICRGCHRLRALCLSGCSTLTDASLTALGLNCPRLQILEAARCSHLTDAGFTLLARNCHDLEKMDLEECVLITDNTLIQLSIHCPKLQALSLSHCELITDDGILHLSSSTCGHDRLRVLELDNCLLVTDAALEHLEHCRGLERLELYDCQQVTRAGIKRMRPTPFPISFQAQLPHVKVHAYFAPVTPPPTVAGSGHRLCRCCVIL